Proteins encoded in a region of the Desulfofalx alkaliphila DSM 12257 genome:
- a CDS encoding DedA family protein: MGYSAADTRGESNNMTGVFDSIDSLLMLVEGASLWTVFFTLVAGLIFAPVNREVIVILMALVAASGAISPLSTYIILTCATFVAYIIGFFISRFFRHSIFADPSPKMKENIERSYRLIDKYGTMAIIISYFIPGVRLVTPVILGVSAMPWTKFVIASKAASLIWISFIYIPTYFLGDIWGFLS; the protein is encoded by the coding sequence GTGGGGTATTCTGCTGCCGATACAAGGGGTGAAAGCAATAATATGACCGGGGTTTTTGATAGCATTGACAGCCTGTTGATGCTGGTTGAAGGCGCCAGCCTTTGGACGGTGTTTTTTACCCTGGTGGCCGGGTTGATATTTGCACCGGTCAATCGGGAGGTAATAGTTATATTGATGGCGCTGGTGGCTGCGAGCGGAGCCATAAGCCCTTTGTCAACCTATATTATTTTAACATGCGCCACCTTTGTAGCCTATATAATTGGTTTTTTTATCAGCAGATTTTTTCGCCATAGTATTTTTGCTGATCCTTCACCGAAAATGAAAGAAAATATCGAGCGCAGTTATCGCTTAATAGATAAATATGGCACAATGGCAATTATCATTAGTTACTTCATACCCGGTGTACGGTTGGTTACTCCGGTGATACTGGGCGTAAGCGCCATGCCCTGGACAAAATTTGTAATTGCCTCTAAAGCTGCTTCTCTCATATGGATATCGTTTATTTATATACCCACCTATTTTTTAGGTGATATATGGGGTTTCCTTTCATAA
- a CDS encoding MFS transporter, giving the protein MKLPKSSSLSDMRIKVLLLLSAGHLVTDLAAGALPIMLPIIQASLNLSYSAAGLIALIFNVSSSVIQPLLGYWSDRVKSRWLMPLGCFLSMAGLAMVGVISNYWLILLVVLISGLGSAAFHPEGSKVSRLASGQRRATGMSIFIVGGALGAAIGAASMAQLLTLYGNTAGIYFIFPGLAMVLLFYIYRNKLPDEPRQIRKTRADNTANKPLIKVPRKILIPLLALIFVVVLRSWVQAGLTHFMPLYFVNYLGYSPAYVSSLLIAFMLAGATGTILGGPLADRFGRKNTLVTSTALLIPLMLLLRISGGIWSLVLFFIIGMVIVSTMAITVVMGQELMPHRVGVASGLMTGFAIGLGGVGVVLLGAIADHFGEPTALWVMTVTPVVALLATPLLPKDSHGKEK; this is encoded by the coding sequence TTGAAGCTACCCAAGTCATCGTCACTATCTGATATGCGCATCAAAGTCTTGTTGCTGCTTTCTGCCGGGCACCTGGTAACCGACCTTGCAGCCGGTGCCCTGCCAATAATGCTGCCTATTATTCAAGCATCCTTAAATCTTTCTTATAGTGCAGCGGGTTTAATCGCATTAATTTTTAACGTCAGCTCATCGGTGATACAACCGCTTTTAGGCTACTGGAGCGACCGGGTTAAAAGCCGCTGGCTGATGCCCCTGGGCTGCTTTTTATCAATGGCAGGCCTGGCCATGGTGGGTGTTATCTCCAACTATTGGCTAATTTTATTGGTGGTACTCATTAGCGGCCTAGGTTCTGCGGCTTTCCACCCCGAAGGATCAAAGGTAAGCCGGCTGGCCAGTGGACAGCGCAGGGCAACGGGCATGTCTATATTTATTGTCGGCGGTGCCCTGGGTGCCGCAATTGGCGCTGCATCCATGGCCCAACTGCTCACCCTTTACGGCAACACCGCCGGTATATATTTCATATTCCCCGGCCTGGCAATGGTTTTACTGTTTTACATATACAGAAACAAATTACCCGATGAGCCCCGGCAAATAAGAAAAACAAGGGCTGACAATACTGCAAACAAGCCCTTAATTAAGGTGCCCCGCAAGATATTAATACCCCTTCTTGCACTTATTTTTGTGGTGGTATTGAGATCTTGGGTACAAGCCGGTTTAACACATTTTATGCCCCTGTACTTTGTCAACTACCTGGGTTACAGCCCGGCTTACGTCAGTTCCCTTTTGATAGCCTTTATGCTGGCCGGCGCCACCGGCACAATATTGGGCGGACCACTGGCTGACCGCTTTGGCAGAAAAAACACCTTGGTTACCTCAACGGCACTGCTAATCCCCCTAATGCTGCTATTAAGAATCAGCGGCGGAATATGGTCCTTGGTACTGTTCTTCATAATTGGCATGGTTATAGTATCTACCATGGCCATCACAGTGGTTATGGGCCAAGAGCTTATGCCCCACCGGGTAGGGGTGGCGTCCGGGTTAATGACAGGCTTCGCCATTGGCTTAGGAGGAGTGGGTGTGGTGCTGCTGGGTGCCATTGCGGACCATTTTGGCGAGCCCACCGCCTTATGGGTAATGACAGTGACGCCGGTGGTTGCATTGTTAGCCACCCCGCTGCTGCCAAAGGATAGCCACGGGAAGGAAAAATAA